CGGCGGGTTTGCTTCGTTTGGGCTTGCACACAAAACTGGAGCGTACACGCAACTAACAGTAGAAAAAGTGCCTTGAAATGAGTCGAGGTTTTCATAGAGTAGAATAAGTATTTGAGAGTTGTTGAGGTAGATGGCTGTATCACACGAAGGGTTGCCTAAAGTGTAGATAATATACTCATTTAGCTGCTGAAATCAGACACAAAAAATCGGTAATAGTATTTACAATCAGCATGTTGCTTGCTGGGGGACAAATATTTTTCACTTTCGCTCCCAACGGCTTGCAACCATTTGCCTTCGAGGTGCCTCCCCTCTACAGACTACTCACAACTTTCGCTATATGGTACAAGCCTTGACCCGCTCTTTTTTGTGGTTAACAGCCGCGCTCATGCTCGGCAGCTGCGTTGAAGATTCAGACGTCAACGCCGAATTACTGAATAGGCGCTGGCGACTAACAGACGTAGGCGAAACGCCCATTGAGGTTTCCAGCTTTTTCCAGGATAGAGAATCCTATATTCAGTTTGTCGCTTCTGGCAACCGCATAGAAGGCTTGTCAGCCTGCGACGAGATTGGGGGGCAATTTTCGCTTAATGCGGCCACCAATACGCTCAATATCACGCAGCTAACGGTGAAGGCCGGCAGTTGCTCAAGCCCAGTAATTGGGGGGCGTTATCTGGCAGCACTACCCCAAATTACCACATACAAGCAAGAAGGCAATACACTTCGTCTTTATGATGCGACGAACTCGCTAATCCCACGCTTGACTTTTCGCACAGACAACTGAGCTTACTTAGATCCCTTATTTTACCTACTGATTGTTAGTGGATTAATTGTTAGGCGCTATGTTATTCAGGCCGGCAGAAGGTGCGCTTCTGCCGGCCTGATTTAGTGATAGACGGCGGCCTTTACTCCAATTACTGGCTTCTTGGGCAGCCGTAGTTTCGCCTTGCGCAAACCTTGGCCGCTTGGTTCAGTTGTGAAGTAACCCTTCTCACCTGAACTACCTTCATGGATTTCGCTCAAAAAAACATTCTCATCGTCGGTGCCTCATCGGGCATCGGGCTGGCTACGGCTAAGCTGCTGCAC
The window above is part of the Hymenobacter radiodurans genome. Proteins encoded here:
- a CDS encoding META domain-containing protein, whose protein sequence is MVQALTRSFLWLTAALMLGSCVEDSDVNAELLNRRWRLTDVGETPIEVSSFFQDRESYIQFVASGNRIEGLSACDEIGGQFSLNAATNTLNITQLTVKAGSCSSPVIGGRYLAALPQITTYKQEGNTLRLYDATNSLIPRLTFRTDN